TACGGCCTCAACCTGATCGAAGAGGCCGGGCTCGTCTACGCGAACGATCCCCACCCGCTGACTCCGGCGCAGACGCCGCCCCGGATGTCGGCCGACTGTTCCGAGATCGACTTCGAGCTGATGAAGGAGACGCTTCTCAAGAACGATCTGATCCGCTAGCGTTTTATCCGGGCACGGAGCGGTTCCCTCCGCTGGGCAGAGCGTGGAATCTCTTCTGGCCATGATCTAACGATACAGGTACCGCGCGCCGCCGGATTTTTCCGGCATCAGTGCCCCGACGAGGGGCATGGGTAACATTCAGAAGGGAGGAGTTATCTTGAAGCTTGAACTCCATAAGGTAAAGATTGACAAGATCGCGTTTGGGGACGAATTCTCCGTCAAAGGCGGAGTGCTCACCATCAACAAGAAGGCCATCATCGACCATCTGATGGATGACGATCGTCTCGCCAGTGTCGATGTGGAACTGGCCCATCCGGGCGAAAAGACCCGCATCATGCCCGTGAAGGACGTTGTCGAGCCCCGCTGCAAGATCGAGGGCACCAATGAGGTGTTCCCCGGCATGATCGGCGACGTCGACACCGTCGGCGAAGGTTCCACTCTGGTCCTCGACGGCGCCGCCGTGGTCACCACCGGCCGCCTCATCGCCCCGCAGGAGGGCATCGTCGACATGTCCGGCCCCGGCGCCGAATTCACGCCGTTCTCCAAGACCAAGAACATCGTTCTGGTCCTGAACCCCGTCGAGGGGCTCGAGAACCACAACCGCGAGACGAGCTGCCGCATGGCCGGCCTGAAGGCCGCCGTCTTCATCGCCCAGCAGATCAAGAAGGCCGGATTCAAGGCCGACAAGGTCGAGACGTTCGAGGCTCCCTGCTACAAGGATGCCCTGGCCGCCTATCCCGGACTGCCCAAGGTCGCCTACATCTACATGCTGCAGACCCAGGGACTGCTTCACGACACCTACGTCTACGGCGTCGACGCCAAGAAGATCATCCCCTCGGTGATCAACGCCACCGAAGTCATGGACGGCGCCATCTGCTCCGGCAACTGCGTGTCCGCCTGCGACAAGAACAGCACTTACGTGCATCTGAACAACCCCATCATCAAGAGCCTTTACGAGCACCACGGCAAGGATCTGAACTTCATTGGCGTCGTCATCACCAACGAGAACGTGACGCTGGCCGACAAGAAGCGCAGCAGCTCCTACGCCGTCAAGCTGGCCCAGACTCTTGGCGCCGACGCGGCCGTCATTTCCGAGGAAGGCTTCGGCAACCCCGACGCCGATCTGGTCATGAACTGCTGGAAGTGCGAGCGCAAGGGCATCAAGACGGTCCTCGTCACCGACGAGTACGCCAACCGCGACGGCGCCTCCCAGTCTCTGGCCGACACCTGCCCCGAAGGCGACGCCTGCGTCACCGCCGGCAACGCCAACGCCACCATCACCCTGCCTCCGATGGACAGAATCATCGGCGACACCCAGTTCGCCGACGTCATGGCCGGCGGTTTCTTCGGCTCGCTGAAGAAGGACGGCAGCATCTTCGCCGAGATCCAGATCATCACCGGCGCCACCAGCGAAGTCGGCTTCACCAAAAACGGCGCTTACACGATCTAGTTCGCGGCCAAGACGCGCGAATCCCTTTTTCCAAGGACAGACTCTTAAGGAGGGGAACTTATGACTTATAAAGTAGTTCATTATATCAACCAGTTCTTCGCCGGCATCGGCGGAGAAGAAAAGGCCGACATCGCGCCTGAAGTGCGCGAAGGCGTCGTCGGCCCCGGTATGGCGCTGAACAATTTCCTCAAGAAGGACGGCGCCGAAATCGTCGCCACCATCATCTGCGGCGACTCCTACTTCGCCGAGAACATGGACGCCGCTTCCGACTTCGTGGTCGAGGCCATGAAGAAGTACAACGCCGACGGCTTCGTCGCCGGTCCCGCTTTCAACGCCGGCCGCTACGGCACCGCCTGCGGCGCCGTCTGCAAGGCCGTGGGCGAGAAGCTGGGCATTCCCACCGTTTCCGCCATGTACGTCGAGAACCCCGGCGTCGACCTGTACAAGAAGTACACCTACATCGTCAGCGCCGCCGACAGCGCCCGCGGCATGGGCAAGGCCGTGCCCGTCATGGCCAGCATCATCCTGCGCCAGATGAAGGGCGAAAAGCTCGGCACGCCCAAGGAAGAGGGCTATATCGAGCGCGGCGTGCGCGTCAACAAGTTCTACGACGAAGTCGGCGCCGAGCGCGCCGTGAAGATGCTGATCAGCAAACTCAAGGGCGAGAAGTTCGAGACCGAGTACGCCATGCCCGTGTTCGACCGCGTCGAGCCCCGGCCGGCCCTCAATGACGTCAGCAAGGCCACGATCGCGCTCGTCACTTCCGGCGGCATCGTGCCCTTTGGCAATCCCGACCACATCGCCGCTTCCAGCGCCCAGAACTACGGCGAGTACAACATCGCCGGCGTCGAGGACCTGAAGCAGGGCGAGTATCAGACCGCTCACGGCGGTTACGATCAGACCTACGCCAACGAGGATCCCGACCGCGTGCTGCCCGTCGACGTGATGCGCAAGCTGGAGAAGGAACACAAGATCGGCAAGCTCTACGATTTCTTCTACACCACCGTCGGCAACGGCACCGGCGTCGCCAACGCCAAGCGTTTCGGCACGGAAATCGGCAAGAAGCTGCACGGCAAGGTCGACGCGGTCATCCTCACCTCCACCTGAGGCACCTGCACTCGTTGCGGTGCAACGATGGTCAAAGCTATTGAGGAAAACGCCGACGTCCCCGTGGTCCATATGCTGACGATCGTCCCGATCTCCCTGAGCGTCGGCGCCAACCGTCTGATCCCCACGGTCGCCATTCCTCACCCCCTCGGCAACCCCGCGCTGAAGCCCGAGGAGGAGTTCGCGCTCCGTTACCGCCTGGTCACCCGCGCCCTCAAGGCTCTGCAGACCCCGGTGACCGAGCAGACCGTTTTCACGGAAGATTAATCTCGTCCCGACGATTCCGGAAATATCTCCGGAAATCTCAAAAGGACGCCTTTTTCGCAAAGGCGTCCTTTTTTTTATGGGGAATGTGGATATAATAAGAAAAAGATTGGAGATTTTTGATTTTCTGAGAAGGAGTGCGAAAGTTGAAAGACCTGAAGATTTTAACAGGCTGTGTCGCCGTGCTGACGGTGATCGCCGTGGGAGTCGTCCTGCAGGCGGCGCAGAACGTCTTTTTGCCTCTGGTGATCGCCTGGATCATTTCATATATCATGGCGCCGGGAGTGCGTTTCATGACGCGTCTGAAAGTGCCGGTCGAAATCACCACGTTCCTGCTGCTGGCGCTGCTGCTGTACATCACGTCGCAGGCGGGCAGCTTCCTGAGCCAGCTGTTCGTCGGTTCGACCGACAAGTTCATGAACTATTACGAACAGCTCGTCGCCATCTGGAACCAGTTCTCGGCCAAATACAACATCACCGCCACCTACCTGCGGGGCGTGGACTGGGGCGGGGCGCTGCGTTCCTATATCATCGCGCTGTCGGGGTCGATCGTCACGATCCTGTCCAAAACGGTGATGGTGATCGTCTTTCTGATGTTCATCCTCTTCGGCAGTCCCTACGTGGAGTATAAAATGCGCAAGGCGTTTCCGCAGAAGAGCGGACAGGTCATGAACATCCTCGATTCGATCTCGACGCAGATCGGTCGTTTCCTTTCGGTGATGACGCTGATCAGCGGCGCGACGGGGATCCTGATCTGGCTGGGGCTGAGCTGGATCGGCGTCGATTTCGCGCCGACGTGGGGCGTGCTGGCGTTCTTCCTGAACTTCATTCCCACGGTCGGTTCGATCGTCGCTTCGGTGCCGCCGATCCTGATTTCGATCGTACAGTTTTATCCTGCGGCGGCCGGCGCTGTGTTCGGCATCCCGCCGCAGGTCTTCATGACGATCGGCGTGATTCTGTCGGTACAGGTGACGATCGGCAACATCATCACGCCCAAGGTGATGGGCGACAGCATGAATCTCAGTCCGGTCATGATCCTGGTTTCGCTGCTGCTCTGGGGCTGGCTCTGGGGCGTGGCGGGGGCGCTGCTTTCCATGCCGATCGCCGGTATCATCAAGATCATCTGCGACAACGTCGACCAGTTGAAGATGGTCGGCGTGCTGATGAGTTCCGGGCAGTCGTTCGAGAAGGAATTCAAGACCGAATAGCGTTCCGCCGGTGAAACGGCGTATGGATTCCCGGCGGTGAAAAAGGGCGGCGGCGTTTTTTCGAGAGGATCGAGAAAGGGGGTGGGTATGGATGAAATGGAGCGGGATTTTCACGGGGAAGAGGACACCGGATGAAAAAGCCCCCATGGATTTTTCCGCGGAGACCGCGGTGGTCGGCGAGAAAACGGCGGTTCCCGCCGACGGCGAAGTCGGCTGCCGGGCTGCCGAGACCGAAGCGGAAGGCCGCGGCGGCGCGGCGGAGAATAAAACGGTCTCTGCCGCGCCGGAGCTCCCTCTTTGCGACGTGACGGTGCGCATGCGCATCAACGGTACGGGCGACGTCGCCAAAGCGGCGCTTTATCTGGCGCTTTCGGACGGGATCGGCGAAGAGCGCCGCATCAAGGAAGCGCTGAGCGCCTGCGGGTGGCGCGGCGTGGCCACCGAAGTGGGCGGCATTTCCGGCGAGCTTGCCGCGAAGGCCAGCCGTGCTCTGGTCGGCGCGGCGCTGAACAGCGGCGTCGTGCGCAAGGACGGCGCGGAAATGCACGCGCTCATGCACGCGGCGCAGGAAGCCTTCAAATCTTTCATTCCCTGCGGCCTGCTCGAAACGAGCGTCGGCGCCAAGATCGCCATCGTGCGCAATGCTCAATGGCTGGCCGTGGCCGTCGCCGGCGATGCGGCCTTTCATGCCATCGCCCACCACGAGCGCGTCAGCGTCGGCGTCATGCACATTTGAGTCGTTTCGCGCGGTGCGGCCTCCGTGAGGAGACTTTTCAACTCTTGCGCGAAAGCTCAAGTTGTGTTAAATTCTACCAATGTAAATGGAAGATCTTTGTACGCTAGGAGGTGCACAAAGTATGAAAAAGGACATCCATCCCAATTACGTTGAATGCCAGGTGACCTGCGCCTGCGGCAACCATTTCGTGACCCGCGCCACGGTCCCGGAGATCAAGGTCGGCGTGTGTTCGGCCTGTCATCCCTTCTTCACGGGCAAGAAGAGCCGCGTCGTTTCCGAAGCCGGCCGCCTCGAGAAGTTCAACAGAAAGTACGCCGGCATGAACTACGGCCAGAGAGAAGAGAGTTCGGACTAAAAAGACGGGGCCTGCGCCCCGTTTTTTTTTCAACTGCGTTTTGCGCCCCGCCGGGGCGTTGCCGCATAAATATGCCGGGCGTTCGAGCATCCGTTTCGTGCCCGGCGTTCAAAGGAGGTTTTGAACGATGGAGATCAAAATTATCAACAAGACGCCCGATTTCCTGCGCACGATCTGGACGGCCGGACGCACCTGCCACAGCACCATGGCGCCGCAGGAGCTTTTCGAACTCGACGAGAGCGAGGGCAAAATGCTCAAGCTGGTGAACTTTCTGCTGAAAGCCCGCCATCTCAGCACGCTGGAGCACTGCTCCGTGACCTACGCCGTGGCGGGCGTGTCGCGCACGCTGCTGGCGCAGTACAGCCGCCACCGCATCGGCGTTTCCCTGTCGGTGCAGAGTCAGCGTTACGTCTCCGAAGGCACGGAGAAGCGCGGGCAGACGTTCGAGTACGTCACGCCGCCCACGATCGCCGCCGATCCGGCGAGACTGTCCGCTTACCAGGCCGCCATGGCCGCCGCTCAGAAGGGCTACGACGAACTGGTCGCCGCCGGCGCGCCCATGGAAGACGCGCGCTTCGCGCTGCCCGGCGGCATCTGCACGAACTTCGTCACCACGCTGAACCTGCGTTCGCTGCTCGACATCTACGAAAAGCGCGTGCTCGTCTCCGGCGCGCAGTGGGAAGTGCGCGAGATGGTGCGCCGCATGGCCGAACTGCTGGTGGAGAAGGAACCGTGGCTGGCCGGCGTTTTCGAAGGAGTCTCGCCAAAGTGACCTTTTCTGCGGCGAAAAAATTTTCCGCGGCGCTGACCGTCTCGATGGCGGCCCTTGCCGCGGAAACGGAGGACGGACGTCCCGCTCCCATGCCCGTGGGCGGGCAAGCCGTCATCGAAGGCGTGCTCATGAAGGGCTACACCCGCTGGGGATTGGCGGTGCGCCGCGCCGACGGCGAGATCGTCACCGAGCACTGGCCCGCCAAAAACTGGAGCAAGACCGGCTGGGGCAAGATCCCCGTCGTCCGCGGTTTTCTCAACATGATCGAGATGCTGCGCGAAGGCTTCAGGGCCTTGTCCAAGTCCGCCAGCCTCTCCCTCGGCGAGGACGACGAGATGACGACCCGCGACGTGTTTCTGACGGGACTCGTAGCGGCGATTATGGTGATCGGGCTCTTCATCGTGCTGCCGGTTTACGCCGCCGACTGGATCCGCCGCGCCGCCGGATTGTCGGCCTGGAGCGGCCACCTGATCGAAGGCTGCGTGCGCGGGGGAGTGTTCGTCGCCTATCTGGGCATGATCGGCCTGTGGAAGGACATGGCCCGCGTGCTCGCTTACCACGGCGCCGAACACAAGACTATCAACGCCTACGAGTCCTGCCGCCCCATGACGGTGGAGTCCGTGAGCCGCTGCTCGCGCCTGCACCCCCGCTGCGGCACGTCGTTTCTGCTCATCGTCGTGATCGTCAGCATCGTCGTCTTTTCCCTGGCGGGCCCCGGCGGCATCGTCTGGCGCGTCGGCTCGCGCGTCTGCCTGATCCCCGTGGTCGTCGGCGTGTCCTACGAGTTCATCCGCGCCATGTCGCGGCTGGGGCGCGCCGGGCGCTGCCTC
This sequence is a window from Pyramidobacter sp. YE332. Protein-coding genes within it:
- a CDS encoding glycine/sarcosine/betaine reductase component B subunit; its protein translation is MKLELHKVKIDKIAFGDEFSVKGGVLTINKKAIIDHLMDDDRLASVDVELAHPGEKTRIMPVKDVVEPRCKIEGTNEVFPGMIGDVDTVGEGSTLVLDGAAVVTTGRLIAPQEGIVDMSGPGAEFTPFSKTKNIVLVLNPVEGLENHNRETSCRMAGLKAAVFIAQQIKKAGFKADKVETFEAPCYKDALAAYPGLPKVAYIYMLQTQGLLHDTYVYGVDAKKIIPSVINATEVMDGAICSGNCVSACDKNSTYVHLNNPIIKSLYEHHGKDLNFIGVVITNENVTLADKKRSSSYAVKLAQTLGADAAVISEEGFGNPDADLVMNCWKCERKGIKTVLVTDEYANRDGASQSLADTCPEGDACVTAGNANATITLPPMDRIIGDTQFADVMAGGFFGSLKKDGSIFAEIQIITGATSEVGFTKNGAYTI
- the grdB gene encoding glycine reductase complex selenoprotein B, yielding MTYKVVHYINQFFAGIGGEEKADIAPEVREGVVGPGMALNNFLKKDGAEIVATIICGDSYFAENMDAASDFVVEAMKKYNADGFVAGPAFNAGRYGTACGAVCKAVGEKLGIPTVSAMYVENPGVDLYKKYTYIVSAADSARGMGKAVPVMASIILRQMKGEKLGTPKEEGYIERGVRVNKFYDEVGAERAVKMLISKLKGEKFETEYAMPVFDRVEPRPALNDVSKATIALVTSGGIVPFGNPDHIAASSAQNYGEYNIAGVEDLKQGEYQTAHGGYDQTYANEDPDRVLPVDVMRKLEKEHKIGKLYDFFYTTVGNGTGVANAKRFGTEIGKKLHGKVDAVILTSTUGTCTRCGATMVKAIEENADVPVVHMLTIVPISLSVGANRLIPTVAIPHPLGNPALKPEEEFALRYRLVTRALKALQTPVTEQTVFTED
- a CDS encoding AI-2E family transporter; its protein translation is MRKLKDLKILTGCVAVLTVIAVGVVLQAAQNVFLPLVIAWIISYIMAPGVRFMTRLKVPVEITTFLLLALLLYITSQAGSFLSQLFVGSTDKFMNYYEQLVAIWNQFSAKYNITATYLRGVDWGGALRSYIIALSGSIVTILSKTVMVIVFLMFILFGSPYVEYKMRKAFPQKSGQVMNILDSISTQIGRFLSVMTLISGATGILIWLGLSWIGVDFAPTWGVLAFFLNFIPTVGSIVASVPPILISIVQFYPAAAGAVFGIPPQVFMTIGVILSVQVTIGNIITPKVMGDSMNLSPVMILVSLLLWGWLWGVAGALLSMPIAGIIKIICDNVDQLKMVGVLMSSGQSFEKEFKTE
- a CDS encoding HutP family protein, with protein sequence MKWSGIFTGKRTPDEKAPMDFSAETAVVGEKTAVPADGEVGCRAAETEAEGRGGAAENKTVSAAPELPLCDVTVRMRINGTGDVAKAALYLALSDGIGEERRIKEALSACGWRGVATEVGGISGELAAKASRALVGAALNSGVVRKDGAEMHALMHAAQEAFKSFIPCGLLETSVGAKIAIVRNAQWLAVAVAGDAAFHAIAHHERVSVGVMHI
- the rpmE gene encoding 50S ribosomal protein L31, producing the protein MKKDIHPNYVECQVTCACGNHFVTRATVPEIKVGVCSACHPFFTGKKSRVVSEAGRLEKFNRKYAGMNYGQREESSD
- the thyX gene encoding FAD-dependent thymidylate synthase, with the protein product MEIKIINKTPDFLRTIWTAGRTCHSTMAPQELFELDESEGKMLKLVNFLLKARHLSTLEHCSVTYAVAGVSRTLLAQYSRHRIGVSLSVQSQRYVSEGTEKRGQTFEYVTPPTIAADPARLSAYQAAMAAAQKGYDELVAAGAPMEDARFALPGGICTNFVTTLNLRSLLDIYEKRVLVSGAQWEVREMVRRMAELLVEKEPWLAGVFEGVSPK
- a CDS encoding DUF1385 domain-containing protein, which translates into the protein MTFSAAKKFSAALTVSMAALAAETEDGRPAPMPVGGQAVIEGVLMKGYTRWGLAVRRADGEIVTEHWPAKNWSKTGWGKIPVVRGFLNMIEMLREGFRALSKSASLSLGEDDEMTTRDVFLTGLVAAIMVIGLFIVLPVYAADWIRRAAGLSAWSGHLIEGCVRGGVFVAYLGMIGLWKDMARVLAYHGAEHKTINAYESCRPMTVESVSRCSRLHPRCGTSFLLIVVIVSIVVFSLAGPGGIVWRVGSRVCLIPVVVGVSYEFIRAMSRLGRAGRCLMAPAMSLQYLTTREPGADQVEVGIRSLEEALDLKFDSDRTEAV